The following proteins are encoded in a genomic region of Sulfurimonas sp. HSL3-7:
- the msrA gene encoding peptide-methionine (S)-S-oxide reductase MsrA, with the protein MSSREKALLGGGCFWCIEAVYSRVKGVESAISGYAGGANPNPTYRDVCSGTTGHAEVVEITFDADVISFSELLDIFWVIHDPTTLNYQGADRGTQYRSVIFYQDEAQKEAAIASAKAVQEHFRDPIVTELSPAPVFYPAEAYHQHYFELNPTQGYCQAVVAPKVQKFMMKFSDKLER; encoded by the coding sequence ATGTCGAGTCGTGAAAAAGCGCTTTTGGGCGGAGGATGTTTCTGGTGTATCGAAGCGGTTTACAGCCGAGTCAAGGGGGTTGAATCGGCGATCAGCGGGTATGCGGGCGGAGCGAATCCGAACCCGACCTACCGTGATGTCTGCAGCGGGACAACGGGGCACGCCGAGGTGGTCGAGATCACTTTCGATGCCGATGTTATCAGCTTCAGCGAGCTGCTTGATATTTTCTGGGTGATCCATGATCCGACCACGCTCAACTATCAGGGCGCTGACAGGGGTACGCAGTACCGTTCGGTGATCTTCTATCAGGATGAAGCGCAGAAAGAGGCGGCGATCGCCTCGGCAAAGGCAGTGCAGGAGCACTTCCGTGATCCGATTGTGACAGAACTCTCGCCGGCTCCGGTCTTTTACCCGGCAGAAGCGTACCACCAGCACTATTTCGAACTCAACCCGACGCAGGGGTACTGCCAGGCGGTCGTTGCGCCGAAGGTTCAGAAGTTCATGATGAAATTCAGCGATAAACTGGAACGCTAG
- a CDS encoding DsbA family protein — protein sequence MVFGTSSYTHLAEVIFVGDPMCSWCYGFGPELFKLRAELKGVPFSMIMGGLRDGEIFDAEKLKNHLGYWQAVHDATGLPFDATALSQEAFNYTTEPACRAVVTVRALDSSKAYAAYAALQKAFYAEGRDITREEVIAEVIASIGFDIMAFSKMFRSDAMKKATAADKQKARTYGVSSFPTLIVIDKQGHLSQIRGYKKYEELIALIKR from the coding sequence ATGGTGTTCGGAACCTCTTCCTATACCCACCTGGCCGAGGTGATCTTTGTCGGGGACCCGATGTGCTCCTGGTGTTACGGTTTTGGTCCGGAACTCTTCAAACTGCGTGCGGAGCTCAAAGGCGTACCTTTTTCGATGATCATGGGCGGTTTGCGCGACGGCGAGATATTTGACGCAGAGAAGCTCAAAAATCATCTGGGGTATTGGCAGGCCGTACATGATGCGACGGGACTGCCGTTTGATGCGACAGCCCTTTCGCAGGAAGCGTTCAACTACACGACAGAACCGGCCTGCAGGGCTGTTGTTACCGTGCGGGCTTTGGACAGTTCCAAAGCGTACGCCGCTTATGCCGCTCTGCAGAAGGCTTTTTATGCCGAAGGCCGAGACATCACCCGTGAAGAGGTGATCGCAGAAGTGATCGCTTCGATCGGTTTCGATATAATGGCGTTTTCAAAAATGTTCCGAAGCGATGCGATGAAAAAAGCGACGGCAGCCGACAAGCAGAAAGCACGCACCTACGGCGTGAGCTCCTTTCCGACGCTGATCGTTATTGACAAGCAGGGACACCTCTCCCAGATTCGCGGGTATAAAAAATATGAAGAGCTGATAGCTCTGATCAAAAGGTAG
- a CDS encoding DUF6858 family protein, whose translation MTQIQFKDEYPIFTMTLAKNETSVKTLSNILEQLRSNIEAHPVATYIGLFNHYEHTSGLESGEVSPEIIDAQNILFCFGKELLVPEVLAVRPRSIGIAERKNDFVISFLKAPNPAANEAMTTWTESLRDQ comes from the coding sequence ATGACACAAATACAGTTCAAAGACGAATATCCGATTTTCACAATGACTCTGGCAAAAAACGAAACTTCCGTAAAGACACTGAGTAACATTCTTGAGCAGTTGCGATCAAACATAGAGGCGCATCCGGTAGCGACCTATATCGGTCTTTTTAATCATTATGAGCACACCTCCGGCCTGGAGAGCGGTGAAGTCTCGCCGGAGATCATCGATGCGCAGAACATCCTCTTCTGCTTCGGCAAAGAGCTCCTTGTACCGGAGGTACTGGCCGTCAGACCCCGTTCTATCGGTATTGCGGAGCGCAAAAATGATTTTGTGATCTCTTTTTTAAAAGCGCCTAATCCGGCGGCAAACGAGGCGATGACAACATGGACCGAGTCCTTACGCGATCAATAG
- a CDS encoding lipid A deacylase LpxR family protein, with protein sequence MKYLFLFFFIINIAAAEEGEWEAERINFYFENDVFFGTDSDYTDGSRLSILMYRPDADEEWLKIPFLEGSDRVDFISFSLTQKIFTPDDLLQKELIEDDRPYAGWLYFEMGLHQSSETDLDSLMIQAGVVGPASGMEELQHFIHKLIGSEIPQGWDNQLKNEAGIQLNYQHKWRYVPEPLWGIESSVVPYLGGELGNVAIKANAGVLLRFGWNVPEDFGSSAINGASENGIPVRRRCLFTPFEPWSFSLSFSAGGSVVARDIFLDGNSFRESHSVEKNFLKGFGSFGFSGRYKNYNIDYIGTYNSKEFKTEDSSHSVGSIIFSYIYSL encoded by the coding sequence ATGAAATATCTTTTTCTCTTTTTTTTTATTATAAACATTGCTGCTGCAGAAGAGGGGGAGTGGGAAGCTGAACGCATCAATTTCTATTTTGAAAATGATGTTTTTTTTGGGACCGACAGCGACTATACGGACGGGTCCCGTCTCTCTATTTTGATGTACCGTCCCGATGCAGACGAGGAGTGGCTTAAGATCCCTTTTTTAGAGGGGTCGGACAGAGTAGATTTCATCTCTTTTTCGCTGACACAGAAGATCTTTACACCTGATGACCTGTTACAGAAAGAGCTGATCGAAGATGATCGCCCCTACGCCGGATGGCTCTACTTCGAGATGGGGCTGCACCAGAGTTCCGAAACAGATCTGGACTCACTGATGATACAGGCGGGAGTCGTCGGCCCCGCTTCGGGCATGGAAGAGCTGCAGCATTTCATACACAAGCTGATTGGTTCGGAAATACCGCAGGGTTGGGACAATCAATTGAAAAACGAAGCGGGAATACAGCTCAATTATCAGCATAAATGGCGATATGTGCCTGAACCTCTCTGGGGTATTGAGTCGAGTGTTGTTCCCTATCTCGGGGGTGAGCTCGGCAACGTCGCCATCAAAGCGAATGCCGGCGTCCTGCTGCGTTTTGGATGGAATGTCCCTGAAGATTTCGGTTCCAGTGCGATCAACGGTGCCAGCGAGAACGGGATACCTGTTCGCAGGCGATGTCTCTTCACGCCTTTCGAGCCCTGGAGCTTTAGTCTATCTTTCTCTGCAGGAGGCTCCGTGGTGGCAAGAGATATCTTTCTCGATGGAAACAGCTTCAGGGAAAGTCACTCCGTAGAAAAGAATTTCCTGAAAGGTTTTGGCAGTTTCGGTTTTTCAGGACGATACAAAAATTACAATATCGACTATATCGGTACCTACAACAGCAAGGAGTTTAAGACCGAAGACAGCAGCCACAGTGTCGGCAGTATCATCTTCTCCTATATCTACTCTCTGTAG
- a CDS encoding FAD-dependent oxidoreductase, whose amino-acid sequence MKKVLILGGGFAGVDAAGYLCKAGYDVTLVSDRDYFYIYPTSIWIPTHESKFEDVCVDLKALQAAHGFNLVVDGVTEIAAKENRVTLRSGKVLDDYDYLVVAIGAQKMKHPGIENTLSICAVPEQSLQIRDALDKLIEKGSGKIAFGFGGNPKDSSAVRGGPGFELMFNVHNMLKKKGIRDNYEISFFAPMAEPGARMGKQALAMMDMMFKKQNIHKYLGKKIKQFEENGVRFEDDSKLESDFTMFIPAGAGHEVVTASDLPTNEAGFVTVNDYCEVTIDNAVSNVYAIGDTAALEGPDWRAKQGHVAEVMAKNVAFNIQERDKGSDERKGYQEHLNILCVMDTGDGAGFIFRNDKKAFMFPMPIVGHMMKKGWGWYCRNTKLGKIPRLPGM is encoded by the coding sequence ATGAAGAAAGTATTGATTTTAGGCGGCGGTTTTGCAGGTGTCGATGCGGCCGGATACCTCTGCAAAGCCGGTTATGACGTAACATTGGTGAGTGACCGCGACTACTTCTACATCTACCCGACCTCCATCTGGATACCGACGCATGAAAGCAAATTTGAAGATGTCTGCGTCGACCTTAAAGCGCTTCAGGCCGCACACGGTTTCAACCTCGTTGTTGACGGGGTGACCGAGATCGCGGCAAAAGAGAACCGTGTCACACTCCGCTCCGGCAAGGTCCTTGATGACTACGACTACCTTGTCGTCGCCATCGGGGCGCAGAAGATGAAACACCCGGGCATCGAGAACACCCTCTCGATCTGTGCGGTACCCGAGCAGTCACTGCAGATCCGCGACGCGCTGGACAAGCTGATCGAAAAGGGGAGCGGTAAGATCGCCTTCGGTTTCGGCGGCAACCCGAAAGACAGCTCTGCGGTCCGGGGCGGACCGGGATTTGAGCTGATGTTCAACGTCCACAATATGCTCAAGAAAAAAGGAATCCGCGACAACTATGAGATCTCCTTTTTTGCACCGATGGCAGAACCGGGAGCAAGAATGGGCAAACAGGCCCTTGCCATGATGGATATGATGTTTAAAAAACAGAATATCCATAAATATCTCGGCAAAAAGATCAAGCAGTTTGAAGAGAATGGTGTCCGCTTTGAAGATGACAGCAAGCTCGAATCCGATTTTACGATGTTCATTCCCGCCGGTGCCGGCCATGAGGTCGTCACCGCCTCCGATCTGCCGACCAATGAAGCCGGATTTGTAACGGTCAACGACTACTGCGAGGTCACTATCGACAATGCCGTCAGCAACGTTTATGCCATCGGCGACACCGCCGCGCTCGAAGGGCCGGACTGGCGTGCCAAACAGGGACACGTTGCCGAAGTCATGGCCAAAAACGTCGCCTTTAACATTCAGGAACGCGACAAAGGCTCCGATGAACGCAAAGGGTATCAGGAACACCTCAATATCCTCTGCGTTATGGACACCGGTGACGGTGCCGGTTTTATCTTCAGAAACGACAAAAAAGCCTTTATGTTCCCGATGCCGATCGTCGGCCACATGATGAAAAAAGGGTGGGGCTGGTACTGCCGCAACACCAAACTCGGCAAGATCCCAAGACTCCCTGGGATGTGA
- a CDS encoding DUF1538 family protein, with translation MLSVKSFLLLLKEAFRDLLPIILVILFFQLAIIQSIPAGWLATTIGLGIVAVGLAVFLLGLEVAIFPVGERLASDFAHKGSTFWIIIFAFLIGFGTTIAEPALYVIAQKAAAISSGRIDAGVLRGVVAFSVGFAIVLGVWRIIKGHPIQYYIIAGYILVVATTAFAPHEIVGLAYDLGGVTTSTVTVPLVAALGIGLASTIKGRNPVLDGFGLIAFASLTPMIFVQVYGIVVYEMVDAKSVVEVIAMPEKAAVIDHSPYGMLMGLFGVVKDVLPILAIILFFQYGVLKKPIENIKAVAIGFALVIIGLYAFILGLEMGLFSLGETMAYQLTLQDNHFIIYAFGFAIGFATTMAEPALTAIAKKAKEISDGKINDFGLRLFVAFGVAIGIALGSFRIVDGGHIVYYIIAGYIVVIALTVIAPKYIIGIAYDSGGVTTSTVTVPLVAALGLGLASNIPGRDPLVDGFGLIAFASLFPMITVMLYGVISDKLGIKGEQEREEEQLFELRQAIEDAQDMGLATVNVDGFGQRHSYQAHFSAVYIIVPKEKREKALRVAREAGATGVTVTQAHGMGLQHNEEQFYNRLEQENTDVKLMFLMPTKLVNNVIRQAMDELDIVGEGHGVIYAYPLSHIKGITIKREHL, from the coding sequence ATGTTAAGTGTAAAATCATTTTTACTACTGTTAAAAGAGGCTTTTCGCGATCTTTTACCGATAATACTGGTGATCCTCTTTTTTCAATTGGCTATTATTCAGAGCATCCCTGCAGGATGGTTGGCAACAACGATCGGGCTGGGTATTGTTGCCGTCGGTCTGGCAGTCTTTTTACTGGGGCTCGAAGTGGCTATCTTCCCCGTAGGTGAGAGGCTTGCAAGTGACTTTGCCCACAAGGGATCGACCTTCTGGATCATTATCTTTGCCTTTCTCATCGGTTTCGGTACGACCATTGCCGAGCCGGCTCTCTATGTCATCGCGCAGAAAGCGGCCGCGATCAGCAGCGGCAGGATCGACGCGGGTGTACTGCGCGGCGTCGTGGCCTTTTCGGTCGGTTTTGCGATCGTTCTCGGGGTCTGGCGTATTATCAAAGGGCACCCGATCCAGTACTACATCATTGCCGGCTATATTCTGGTGGTGGCGACAACCGCATTTGCGCCGCATGAGATCGTCGGTCTGGCCTATGACCTCGGCGGGGTAACGACCTCGACGGTGACGGTACCTCTTGTGGCCGCTCTTGGCATCGGGCTGGCGAGCACCATCAAGGGGCGGAACCCGGTACTGGACGGTTTCGGACTGATCGCTTTCGCCTCGTTGACACCGATGATCTTTGTCCAGGTATACGGCATTGTCGTGTATGAGATGGTCGATGCCAAAAGTGTGGTGGAGGTCATTGCAATGCCTGAAAAAGCGGCGGTGATCGACCATTCGCCTTACGGTATGTTGATGGGGCTGTTCGGCGTGGTCAAAGATGTCCTGCCGATCCTTGCGATCATTCTCTTCTTTCAGTACGGCGTGCTTAAAAAACCGATCGAAAACATCAAGGCGGTCGCTATCGGTTTTGCGCTTGTCATCATCGGTCTTTACGCGTTCATTCTGGGGCTGGAGATGGGACTTTTTTCTCTGGGCGAGACGATGGCGTACCAGCTTACATTGCAGGACAACCACTTCATCATTTACGCCTTCGGTTTTGCGATCGGTTTTGCAACGACCATGGCTGAACCGGCACTGACCGCGATCGCCAAAAAGGCGAAAGAGATCAGTGACGGCAAGATCAATGATTTCGGTCTGCGCCTCTTTGTCGCCTTCGGTGTTGCCATCGGTATTGCGTTGGGGTCGTTTCGTATTGTCGACGGCGGGCATATCGTCTATTACATCATTGCCGGTTATATCGTCGTCATCGCCTTGACAGTGATCGCTCCGAAATACATTATCGGTATCGCCTATGACAGCGGCGGTGTGACAACCTCGACGGTGACGGTACCGCTGGTCGCGGCGCTAGGGCTTGGACTTGCCAGCAACATTCCGGGACGCGACCCGCTGGTCGACGGGTTCGGTCTGATCGCATTTGCCTCGCTGTTCCCGATGATAACGGTGATGCTCTACGGGGTTATCTCCGACAAACTCGGTATCAAAGGCGAACAGGAGAGGGAAGAAGAACAACTTTTCGAACTGCGTCAGGCGATCGAGGATGCCCAGGACATGGGGCTGGCAACCGTCAATGTCGACGGTTTCGGTCAGCGCCACTCCTATCAGGCGCATTTTTCAGCGGTCTATATCATCGTACCGAAAGAAAAACGTGAAAAAGCGCTGCGTGTTGCCCGTGAAGCCGGTGCAACCGGGGTGACGGTGACGCAGGCGCACGGCATGGGGCTGCAGCACAACGAAGAGCAGTTTTATAACCGTTTGGAGCAGGAGAATACCGATGTCAAACTGATGTTCCTGATGCCGACAAAACTGGTGAACAATGTCATCCGTCAGGCGATGGATGAACTCGACATTGTCGGTGAAGGGCACGGGGTCATCTATGCCTACCCGTTATCGCATATCAAAGGGATCACCATCAAACGCGAGCACCTTTAA
- a CDS encoding (2Fe-2S)-binding protein: MFDKNREICVCNSLSMQEIAECIKKNDITTLEALLENQECPVGDKCESCHEEGYENDGYSLAMVLSLVKQGRL; the protein is encoded by the coding sequence ATGTTCGACAAAAACAGAGAGATATGCGTCTGTAACTCACTCTCAATGCAGGAGATCGCCGAATGCATCAAAAAAAACGACATTACAACATTGGAAGCACTGTTGGAGAACCAGGAGTGCCCGGTCGGCGACAAATGCGAAAGCTGTCATGAAGAGGGGTACGAGAACGACGGCTATTCCCTGGCGATGGTGCTTTCACTGGTCAAACAGGGAAGACTATAA
- a CDS encoding DUF420 domain-containing protein codes for MFEAGFLGTRAPLFMDLVTIYFGLLPFLVGYAIVLAVKGNYRAHFKTQATLFLITMVMVVIFEIGVRFDGGFNSYMQGSDLTYVWVLGYLIVHIIIALITVVAWGITIYKSMKVFVKEGPSSPYFSQHKAKAKWLYLAIVVTSVMGCSMYPILFIL; via the coding sequence ATGTTTGAAGCAGGTTTTTTAGGGACAAGAGCCCCTCTTTTTATGGATCTGGTAACGATCTATTTCGGGCTCCTGCCTTTTTTGGTGGGCTATGCCATTGTATTGGCGGTTAAAGGCAATTACCGTGCCCATTTCAAAACGCAGGCGACACTCTTTTTGATCACGATGGTGATGGTGGTTATTTTCGAGATCGGTGTCCGTTTCGACGGCGGATTCAACAGCTACATGCAGGGCAGTGATCTCACCTATGTCTGGGTGCTGGGCTATCTGATCGTGCATATCATCATTGCGCTCATTACCGTCGTCGCCTGGGGGATCACGATCTATAAATCAATGAAAGTCTTTGTTAAAGAAGGTCCCTCTTCTCCCTATTTTTCGCAGCATAAGGCCAAAGCAAAATGGCTCTACCTGGCAATAGTCGTCACCTCTGTGATGGGGTGTTCGATGTACCCGATATTATTCATTCTCTAG
- a CDS encoding 2-dehydropantoate 2-reductase, giving the protein MRIVVAGIGGVGGYIGAHLCALDDEVVFIARGDHAAAIRENGLLIKEDEGSFTAHPDAVMSAGELVGDIDLLLLCVKSYDIASALAELSGNITPSTVIVPFANGVEHKEKIASLVEAKVLHGALHILAHKESDGVIIKKGKVFAAIFGSREYPAETAAVAALFEKAGLRHKTPEKIEEALWRKYLFISAFAALTTYFDTSMRKVYEQHRNWADTLLKEIADVADAKGIHIQDEVEKALRVASVLPEEASSSMHLDFQHGRKTELETLCGYVVREGKKLRLPTPLMAKIYGVLKGKVV; this is encoded by the coding sequence ATGCGCATAGTAGTAGCAGGGATCGGCGGCGTCGGCGGTTATATCGGAGCACACTTATGTGCGCTCGATGATGAGGTGGTCTTCATTGCCAGAGGTGATCATGCGGCGGCGATCAGAGAAAACGGGTTGCTGATCAAGGAAGACGAAGGTTCATTTACGGCGCATCCCGATGCTGTTATGTCAGCCGGAGAGCTCGTAGGCGATATTGACCTGCTGCTGCTCTGCGTCAAAAGCTATGATATTGCGTCGGCTTTAGCGGAACTCTCCGGCAACATCACCCCTTCAACGGTTATCGTCCCTTTTGCCAACGGGGTTGAGCATAAAGAGAAGATAGCGTCGCTTGTCGAGGCCAAAGTGTTGCACGGGGCGCTCCATATTTTGGCGCATAAAGAGTCGGATGGTGTGATTATAAAGAAAGGGAAGGTCTTTGCCGCCATTTTCGGCAGCAGGGAGTATCCTGCTGAGACGGCGGCAGTGGCCGCCTTGTTTGAGAAGGCGGGACTGCGCCATAAAACGCCGGAGAAGATCGAAGAGGCGCTCTGGCGAAAATACCTCTTTATCAGTGCCTTTGCGGCACTCACCACCTATTTTGATACCAGTATGCGCAAAGTATACGAACAGCATAGGAACTGGGCGGACACCCTTTTAAAAGAGATTGCCGATGTCGCCGATGCCAAAGGCATCCATATTCAGGACGAGGTCGAAAAAGCGCTCCGTGTTGCTTCGGTACTGCCTGAAGAGGCCTCAAGCTCAATGCATCTTGATTTCCAGCACGGGCGTAAAACCGAACTGGAGACTCTCTGCGGTTACGTGGTACGGGAGGGCAAGAAATTACGTCTGCCGACACCGCTGATGGCAAAGATATACGGGGTTCTGAAAGGGAAAGTCGTTTAG
- a CDS encoding DUF1566 domain-containing protein: protein MSRTESQLTDPLKGFGKKIFLLLLFASALYGEFKEAEGDHYTYAMAESYCHRLEGGAWRLPSIKELFPLRGQSDRFSSERAYWSANSTRDGKSQMGTGGEGEDGSQEGREIGYTFYLQDGDVTLSPLNKRAGVICTNTVLSSEKSAYIETEAGVKDPENEILWMPLTAGNKKKKYTYEAAQAFCEESSYQGREWRLPSVDELYSIVDYAYTRPAVDTSLFGVMMNRYYWSDDEFGEDQAYVVGFKLGSVATSLKKNSSYVRCVSDTQE from the coding sequence ATGAGCCGTACAGAATCGCAGTTGACTGATCCGCTGAAAGGATTCGGCAAAAAGATATTTCTATTATTGCTGTTTGCCTCTGCTCTTTACGGGGAGTTTAAAGAGGCTGAAGGCGACCACTACACCTATGCGATGGCAGAAAGTTATTGCCACCGTTTGGAAGGTGGAGCGTGGAGACTGCCGTCGATAAAAGAGCTCTTTCCTCTTCGCGGGCAGAGTGACAGATTCAGCAGTGAACGCGCCTACTGGTCAGCCAACAGCACCCGTGATGGAAAGTCTCAGATGGGCACCGGTGGCGAAGGCGAGGACGGTTCTCAGGAGGGAAGGGAGATCGGCTACACCTTTTACCTCCAAGACGGTGACGTCACGCTTTCGCCGCTCAACAAAAGAGCCGGTGTCATCTGCACCAATACCGTGCTGTCGTCCGAAAAATCCGCATACATCGAAACGGAAGCCGGCGTAAAAGATCCGGAAAACGAGATCCTCTGGATGCCCCTAACAGCGGGCAATAAAAAGAAAAAATATACCTATGAAGCGGCGCAAGCATTTTGTGAAGAGAGCAGCTACCAAGGGAGAGAGTGGCGGCTTCCTAGTGTGGATGAGCTTTACAGCATCGTGGATTATGCCTATACCCGCCCGGCTGTCGATACGTCTCTCTTTGGCGTGATGATGAACCGCTACTATTGGAGCGATGATGAGTTCGGCGAAGATCAAGCCTATGTCGTTGGTTTTAAACTGGGTTCGGTGGCCACAAGTTTGAAAAAGAACAGCTCCTACGTCCGCTGTGTCAGCGATACACAGGAATAG